The genomic stretch AAGGCACGAGGTGACTTGGAATTGTACGGAACCCTAGCATTCCATTAGGTCGACCCAAGGTGGGAAAATCCCCTCACAAAAACCCTGAGAGGCGGAGGGACTGATACTCTGATAGAAGCTCGAGTTCAATACCAGTAAGCAGAGGAACAGAGGAGAAAAAGCTCCGGCAATCCTCTCATGGCGGCAAAGGACAAACAGGACAGTAGCAAATcgaagaaaagaaagcaaatttCGAGCACTCCCAGAGAAGGTGTAATGGCAGCTCCTAAGAAGGACAAACTGGATCAAAGCCAATcgaagaaaagaaagcaaatttCGAGCACTCCTAGGGAAGGTGAAAGACCATCTCCTAAGAAGCCAAAGTTCTCTCCGTCGAAACCTGGACAGCCTCCAAGTAAGGGAGTAAAGAAAACTTTTTCGCCGAAGTTCGGAACGTCGAAACCTGGACAACCTCCAAGTAAGGGAGATAAAAAGACTTTTAAGTTCTCCAAATCCGATAAATCCAGTCATTTTTCCGAGAAGCAAGAACCTCTATCCAAGCGTGAACGTCGTTTGCAGGCAAAGGTTGGTCTCTCAACTTGCTCTGACGTCTGTAGCGATCGGAATTTTGGATATTCATATTGTCTGGTGGCACAtctttcatttatattttcttctGCAATGGAGATTTTTTGATGTGATTCTTTTAATTTTGTTAGAAATTGCAATTTATTTTGGTATTCGATTCATTGCAGGAACTGGCAGAGGCGAGGAAAATGAAGAGGAAGCGACATTACACTCTCGAGCAGGTGATCATGACTTCTTTTGCAAGTTCATACTATCAAAGGCTGAAAATTTTCGTGAATACCTTTGGAAATTTATTGGTTTAGCTCTTCGGAAATTAACTATGTTGTTTTCTTCAGGAACTTGCATCACTATGGGAAAAGATGAGGCGTCGTAACATTTCCAAAGAAGAGAGATCGACGTATGTACTATATTTCAAACTTATATGTTGGTTTAGTTCTATTATTAGTGAACGTTATTGACTTTGTATTTACATTAGGCTGATAACTAAAGCTCTACAAAAGATGAAAGGCAAAATTCCTGAGATAGCGAGCTCCCATGTTTCTTCCCGTGTCCTGCAGGTAATATCTACCCCTTGTTTGATTGCTTGCTTCCAAATTTGAGTAGGACTTTGGTTTTGTCCTTTCTCCTCCATATTAATTATTAAGTTGCAATTTTATTCTTCCTTTCACCTTAGACTTGCGTTAAATACTGCTCACAATCTGAAAGAGATGACGTGTATGAAGAGCTCCGCCCGCATCTTCTTACCATGGCATGTAACACTTACTCAGTTCATCTGGTGAAGAAAATGTTAGACAATGGTAGGTTCAAGTGTGAAATACTGTGACAAAGAAGTGAACTTGCTGGGTTGCTGATATCTTTATGTGCTATGTTCCTGTTTGCAGCCTCTAAGAAGCAGTTGGAAGCATTCATCTCTTCACTTCATGGACATGTTGGTTCTCTTCTTCGACACATGGTTGGATCTGTGGGTCAGTAATATTTATTTGGTGCCTTTTGTCTTcttatttggggggggggggttggttgAGCGTGGTGGTGCAGCTGGCGATGGGTTGGGCATTATGCTAtgcactaattttttttttttttttttgggtggtgtcCTATTCATATCTACATAGTGGTTTGTCTTACTTGGTGGTTGCTTCAGATtctttcttcacaataattttGTTGAAGTTGTATGTAATTTGCCAATCTATACTAGATTCTAATGAATTCTATAAAGGGCGGATTGATCTAAAATTTGGGGCAAGGACTTTGGACAGGGTTGAATAATGAAACTGGAGCCATGTAGCCGAGTGCATGTAGTTGTGAAAAGGCTTAGTTAGGTTGAACTAAAAATTGAAGTTAGTGTGGTTTGGGGTATTGTGTGATATAATTTCAATTGTCAGGTTTGTCTTTTCACTTTGACACTCATCTAATTTTGAAGTTTCTTTATTAGTATATGTCCTCTTAGTTTTTCATGGGTTAATCCTTGGATGTTGCCACTGTTTTTTGATATGCAGTTATCGAACATGCCTACCAATTGGGGAATGCATCTCAGAAGCAAAGGCTTCTATTGGAACTGTATTCTACAGAGCTTCAATTGTTTAAGGACTTGGTCTCTACTAAAGAGAGCAGGTATGGAGTTCAACTGATTATGATGGTTTTATATCTTTCATTGAACTCATACTCTCTCCCTTGCCTCTAGGTTTTTTAGTTGCCCGGATATACGTAGCTGAATAAATGGTAATAAGAATTTCTACTGTTACTGCTGACTCCTCAAGTACTGGGTGGTGCCTTCTTTTAGAGTATGGTCATCACTGAGGCTTTCATGTTGTCCATATTCTAAACGGAGGCTGCCTTCCCCCTGGTGAGGTGTTGGGGTTTGGGGAGGTGGGTTTGTTTCTATAACCATTTCTCCAAGTGTTACTTCATTCTGTAACTTCTGGACTAGTATGTCTTTTGCAGATGATCACGAGGCCTTTTGTCCTTACCTTGGGACTTCTTTCCATGTCAGCTACTTGTTTGTTTTAATCATCATTTGCTTTGTTGTGTAGCTAGACTAATCTCAAAAGGCTCGTCTTTCGTTTGTTCCGTTGAATTGAGCTTAATCGGGCATCTtcaattttctgtttcttctaGGCCTCCTGAGGTTCAAGCTACCATTGCTAGTTTGATGATTGATCAACGGTCAAAAACCTTCTTTTGAAATGAATAATTGGGGGTGGGTGCTGGTTCAACATCTATCAGTTTAATTGACAATCCACTCGTCCACCAACGTGATTGGTGGTCACTGGGAACCATGGTTGCCAATTCTGAAAATGTCAAAGCAATTATTGTTTCATAGATGATGTCACGGGCTTCTTTTGTAACAATATGACCGTAACACTATAATTCTATCACTATAATAGGCAAAAGTATCTAAAATCTGAATTGACGAAAGACAACTTTTTTGCTTATTTAGTTATTCTTTGTGggtgttttctttctttgatatGTTGGTTGTGTTCTGAATTCATGCACCTTTCTATTCACTGTCTTCCCTAAGATTTGACTGTCTCCCTTTCTCAGGTTAATAGATTTAATTTCTAAACTAGGCCTACAAAAAGCTTCAGTGATACGACATATGACTTCTTTTGTTCAACCAATTCTTGAGAAAGGAATAGTGGACCACTCTATCATTCACAGGTCACTAGTCGAATACTTCAGCATTGCTGACAAGGTATTGCTTAGTCTCAACTAGCTTGTTTAACTCTTACGATGCGCCTTAAGATGCATTTGTGTTTTTCTATGATTGGGGCGGCTAAATTTCTAAATCAAGTTTGTTTAAAGTCCTCTGCTGCAGATGTGATCCAACAGCTCTCGGGGCCACTCCTTGTTCGAATGATCCATACGAAAGATGGAGTGAAGGTTGGCATTCTATGTGTTAAACATGGAAGTGCTAAGGtttgttaattgttataatAGTTGTAGGAATTACTCTGTTTCTTTGTTGTTTGACCAGAAGtttgaaaattatatttttcacaGTGAATCATGACTTTGTCAAAATTTGAACTTTGTCTTCTGATatcaggaaagaaagaaaataatcaaaGGCATGAAAGGTCACATAGGGAAAATAGCTCAGGATCAATATGGTACCATGGTATGGAACTCTTCTTGAATTCTGCTAGTTGATGTTCTTGGAACCTTAGGGTCATTTGTTTGTTTTCCttctgttcatcctttttttttttccccttctgctcttttttattttgggctGTTAAATTCCTTCGCATTACCTGGCTAATTGAAAGTTCTTTTGTTGGTCGCACCCTTCAATTGATTCAGTCTTGTCTTAACAGAAGAGGAATAGTGAGAAACAAgaattacacacacacacacacacacactgttCTGTGCATTCCTTTGTAGCTCAACCTTAAACATTTGTCTTTTTAAAATAAGATTTATGCTTGTAACTTTGGATTTATTTGATTAGTTTCgtcttattttattatatttttccagATGCTTATCTGCATTCTTTCTGTAGTTGATGATACAAAGCTTATTACGAAGGTTAGTTTCTCCATTGATGGTTTTATAGTTCTCTTAGACTTTACGTGATTGTCTTATTAATAGGAGTTTCAAATTCAACTCTTCTTATGCAGATTATTGTCCGCGAGTTACAAAATATGCTTAAGGAGCTTGTTTTGGATAaggtaaaaattgaaattgtgcTTTGTAACACaaatcctttttttccttttggtcaGATGTGGATGATGAATTCATGTATCTATAATCTGATGGTCCCAACCTATGAGAACTGCTAGGGAAAAAATCAATCTAATGAGATGACCTTCATTGTCTTCCCTGCTAAAGTATGGGACTGATGCTAAAGTTCATTAGTATCGATTAGGATCAGTGAATTGGGTTAATTTTTGTCCTGGAGTATCTTTGGGTgagcaacccccccccccaatcatATTTACAGCTACTTACCTTGTTTGCAGTCCATGTTACTAATTACTTTTTAAACCTGTTTTAACTGTCAGAATGGAAGGCGCCCATTGTTGCAGCTGCTTCATCCAAATTGTCCCCGTTATTTTAGTCCTGACGATCTGGCTACCATCAATTTATCCATTCCATCTCTCTGCACCAAGGCAAATCTCTAAAGCTATTTAGGCTTCTCAAAACTATCTGGCTACTGAAGCACTGATGTTAATCTAAACTTATTTGAAACCTTTTTTCAGGGTGAAAATAATTCAGACTTGGAAAAGCAAGCAAAATCTGTGGAAGTTGGTGAATCTGGAGAAAATGGCGCTGACAATGTTTCAGAGGTTGTTGTAGCTGATTCCAGTGATAGTATAAACCATGAGGAGAGCCTGCAGTCAGTGGATGGAGGGAAAAAAGATCCCTCTGTGCGAAGAATTCAGTTGTTGGTGGATAGTGGGCTTGCTGAGGTTGGTTCTTTCCTTCTTGGGTGAATGTATGTGTGTGCCTTTTCTTTTTCCGCCCGGGGTGGTGGTTTGGAATGCTTGCACACGTGCGTTTTTGCCAAGCTTGGCCAGATGGAACCAATTTTGACCACATATAGGGGAGATTTGGTTATTCCATCCATTAGATAAATGGGGATCCAACAGATTGCCCACATGTCATATGGCTTACCATGTATTGGACTTCTCCCTTTATCTTGTCTGCTATCAAGCTGTTTCTAAATTAGATTGTACAAGTTTTTCTTGGAACTTTATCTGCCATGTGGTGAAGTCCTCTTGGACTAAACATCATTTGGTGGGAAGTGTGCGACCTTCCAGTGTGCCAAATTGGGCCCCAACTATGCTGCCAGAGTGCAGATATTTAGGTGTCATATGTTTGTAAATGTTGGAATTTCGGAAGTACACTGTATCAGTGACAAGGATTTATGGTCAGCATATTGCAGAACTGAATTTTAAATTTTGCCCATTGAGCAAAATATATGGAGTTAAGAATTGGTAACTACAACAGACTTTTTTGTTTTGCAGAGTCTCATCCTTACATGCATTGAGAATGCGGGAGAACTAATCCGATCAAATTTTGGCAAAGAAGTCATATATGAGGTGATTGTTTAACCATTTATTTGGGTTGTAATGGTCAGGTTTTACTATAATTACTTGAAATCCATTTGGATAACATCCTTTTTTTGATTGAGGCATAAACTATGTGATTGAATAAATCCTCCTCTATCTGATGCGGGTCGAGGGCTCCTTCCCCTTATTCAAACTTTTAATTCATATTTTTCATATACAAATCTCTGATCAACGATAAAACAAGATCCTTATGTCTACGAAGTTGTTTCCTTGGATTTGTATTTAGGGGTTGGAGAAGTGTTAAATAGGAAAGTAATTTTATtgcaataaaaaagaatttaatttaCAGCAACAAAAAAGAAGGGAATTCCTATAACATTGAAACCTGGGACTAAACAGTCGCAAAATCATTTAAGAGTACAAAGAATCCCCATGAACTCCCCTCAGCCTACTCATCTGCAAAAGAGTTGGCCGATCTCATTCTCCACAATAATAGAATAGTTTGAAAGGATCTAGCTTTCCCAATGAAGTGCATGTACCTTGGAATTCTATTCATTGTGgatgtaattttacttttaataATTACAGTTTGCACTATTTTTGTTGAATTTTGAATGGCTTTAAACACAAAACAGCAATATTTTGTAATAGTAGTATTGGTAGAAGATGCAGCATAGCAGTTACAACTTACAATAGCCTAGGAAAATGGTGGCTGCGGGCAACCCTAATGTATCCTTTTGCTACTTTCATGAATTCTTTTTGCCCTCTTCTTGGAagaatttttatctttttactgAGATAATCTCTGAATAGAACTTAGGCCTTGGATAAATGGCCATTCTTCATCGTAATTGTTTCACTAGTACAGGAAGATATATATGATGCCATTTTATTGTTTGTCTTTCCACATAATTATTATTAGCCCTCTTTCCATAAAAACCACGGGATACAACCAAACGATTACTGAATTGCTCTAGTTGATATACACAGGTGGCTACTGGTGGGTCTGATGGTGTTCTATtgtcaactttagctgataggTTAAATGCCTTGCATGAAGCCATAGCATCTCTGGCAGCCCTGCCCAAATCAGATGAGGCGGAAGAGGAGCATGTCCTTGAAAATTTCCATTCCAGCAGGACTATCAGAAAATTGGTCATGGACTGCTCCACCTTTGCGTCTACTTTTTGGAAGATAGCTCTGGAAgggaaatgtgaaatgtgggcCCAGGGTCACAGGTTGGTTTCCAGTTTCACCTTTTAAGCAGATGCACAATAAATCCACCTGGTAATAGCTTCTAACTATGTTTTATTCCGGGTTTTATTGCTATGGTTGCAGTTGCAAGGTGGTTTGTGCTTTCTTGGAATCCTCAGATTCTGTGGTACAGGATTTGGCAAAATCTGAGTTGCAACCCTTGATAGATAGTGGCTCTCTCAAAGTACCTGATAACAAGCTAGCAGAAAGCTGAGAGTTGAAAGGTTCTTGTAATATGGCTTTGCTTCTTGATGGAACAAACAGGGGTTCTGATGGATGACTGGCTTATCCAGACGTACTTCTGAAGTTACGGTGAGGCTTCTGCTGTGGATTCGAGTAAACTGAGCACTTTGGTGCAAAATGATTCATGTATAATTAATTCACTGCGGCGGAGGTGAAGTTTTGTAATTTGGGTATccaatagggaaaaaaaaataatttagtgTAGCCCGAGTTTCTGCGAGGAAAGTTAAAACAATTGATAAGTCCTGTATggaatttttgtttattttttatgaaatggAATTGCCACTGAAATCACTGCAATTATTTGTTGACTTTGAATCATGTGCAATTGGGGAGGTACTCCTCTGTATGCAAAGGACAATTAAGATACAATGGCATGTAagttggaaagattccaagtaAATCATGGAATATCTGGAACAGCAGTACTTAAACTTGGCCGTGGACCATATTTGGTAtttttttagaggaagaaagaatgctgtcaagacacatggggaagtggGTATCTGGTTGTGGGGAATGCAAGTGGACAGCGTTCTCTTGCCctgtaattttaaaaattttgcatGGTGTGATTCTATATTTGTATCTGCTTACTACCAGTGGGGATGCTTCCACTTAGTAACGAGGCTTAAATAAGGAGACTCTGGATCATTCAAGTATAGATCATTAGGTGAGTTCTTTACTGCATCAGTTTTGTATATGTAGCGTGGGAGATGTAGGCAagtaggaggaggagaagaacaagaacacGACAACGACTTAAAATGGTATCAAGATTATACGGCACTGTACTAAACGGCAGCAACCCTATTCATTCTACAAATATTCTTTGGAAACATGGGTGTAGAAGTCACCATCAGAAAAGGGGATCTAGGGGGTTGGATTTGATGTTGTTTAGACTTTTATAGAGCTTTCTCATTCAAATTCAATAGAAATGAATGTGTAGGAATTATTTACAGAAAGTTTCACAATATCTGTTTGAAGATGATGATGCTGATCTGCATTGAAATGATCTCTTTTCTGATCCAATTTCAAAGACTGGGGAACTACACCTTCCACGTCTGTAATCAAATCCTGCAATATCAATATTTACCGATCTCAATAACCAGAAGTCTTTCGGTTTGTTGTAGATCTGAGTTCTACAATGGGGGTAATCCTGCAACGAGTAGTTACTCGGATCAAAAACTGGAAATTCATTTCCAGATGCACGATTGGCCTTCAAACAACTCTCTACCACCTTTGCTTCCTTGTTGAATCTATCTCGAACTTCTCGAAAACTCTGCAAAACCTTGTTTGATCTGATCCAGTATCTAGTATCTGAACCCTGAAGTTTATCTTCTGAATTGCCTTGGAATTTGGAGGATGAGCGTTTGCTGCAATGAGAGCAGAAGCTTTTCCTCCTCTCCGAATCAAATGCTCTTCTTTTCGTTCCATCAGAGAGACAAGCATATGCCtagaaacaaaattttctttattgCCTAGTAAGTCATTGATCAGAAAGTAGATATCCATTCTTCAAATCTCACCTGGGAGACGAGCTTAAATGCAATTTCAGCCTTGGGATGCTTGTTCTTATCTGGGTGAAGTTGCAAAGCTGCAATGAAAACAGAACTCACCAAGCtagtaaagaaaaagaacattGATTGTTGCTT from Macadamia integrifolia cultivar HAES 741 chromosome 11, SCU_Mint_v3, whole genome shotgun sequence encodes the following:
- the LOC122093911 gene encoding pumilio homolog 24; translation: MAAKDKQDSSKSKKRKQISSTPREGVMAAPKKDKLDQSQSKKRKQISSTPREGERPSPKKPKFSPSKPGQPPSKGVKKTFSPKFGTSKPGQPPSKGDKKTFKFSKSDKSSHFSEKQEPLSKRERRLQAKELAEARKMKRKRHYTLEQELASLWEKMRRRNISKEERSTLITKALQKMKGKIPEIASSHVSSRVLQTCVKYCSQSERDDVYEELRPHLLTMACNTYSVHLVKKMLDNASKKQLEAFISSLHGHVGSLLRHMVGSVVIEHAYQLGNASQKQRLLLELYSTELQLFKDLVSTKESRLIDLISKLGLQKASVIRHMTSFVQPILEKGIVDHSIIHRSLVEYFSIADKSSAADVIQQLSGPLLVRMIHTKDGVKVGILCVKHGSAKERKKIIKGMKGHIGKIAQDQYGTMMLICILSVVDDTKLITKIIVRELQNMLKELVLDKNGRRPLLQLLHPNCPRYFSPDDLATINLSIPSLCTKGENNSDLEKQAKSVEVGESGENGADNVSEVVVADSSDSINHEESLQSVDGGKKDPSVRRIQLLVDSGLAESLILTCIENAGELIRSNFGKEVIYEVATGGSDGVLLSTLADRLNALHEAIASLAALPKSDEAEEEHVLENFHSSRTIRKLVMDCSTFASTFWKIALEGKCEMWAQGHSCKVVCAFLESSDSVVQDLAKSELQPLIDSGSLKVPDNKLAES
- the LOC122093912 gene encoding dnaJ homolog subfamily C member 14 isoform X2 is translated as MFFFFTSLVSSVFIAALQLHPDKNKHPKAEIAFKLVSQAYACLSDGTKRRAFDSERRKSFCSHCSKRSSSKFQGNSEDKLQGSDTRYWIRSNKVLQSFREVRDRFNKEAKVVESCLKANRASGNEFPVFDPSNYSLQDYPHCRTQIYNKPKDFWLLRSVNIDIAGFDYRRGRCSSPVFEIGSEKRSFQCRSASSSSNRYCETFCK
- the LOC122093912 gene encoding uncharacterized protein LOC122093912 isoform X1; amino-acid sequence: MGGEDLDFKSQLVIQICSFSSSSSSCKHRRFQNPIKSPLIDWYLLLRVEEDAEIEIIRKQYLKLALQLHPDKNKHPKAEIAFKLVSQAYACLSDGTKRRAFDSERRKSFCSHCSKRSSSKFQGNSEDKLQGSDTRYWIRSNKVLQSFREVRDRFNKEAKVVESCLKANRASGNEFPVFDPSNYSLQDYPHCRTQIYNKPKDFWLLRSVNIDIAGFDYRRGRCSSPVFEIGSEKRSFQCRSASSSSNRYCETFCK